From a region of the Synechococcus sp. RS9916 genome:
- a CDS encoding CIA30 family protein codes for MSFPPTPPPESVQVVASPETFPDWTSLNDTIMGGRSRAGCHPTTAGLVFEGEVVADGGGFVSCRSPNFRPPLNLSGYQGLRLQVDGGGRTLKLAVACSDGVLGLTELIPGGLRWVAPIHTQAEGTTVVDVRFADLRPVVRANPVTLPVRFNPAAVTRLQLLYSRFDEGGQANAGFKPGSIRLVLRSIEAF; via the coding sequence GTGTCCTTTCCTCCCACACCGCCGCCGGAGTCGGTGCAGGTGGTTGCTTCTCCGGAGACCTTTCCGGACTGGACGAGCCTGAATGACACGATCATGGGTGGGCGTAGCCGTGCTGGTTGTCATCCCACGACCGCGGGCTTGGTTTTTGAGGGAGAGGTGGTGGCCGATGGAGGTGGTTTCGTCAGCTGCCGTTCGCCCAACTTCCGTCCTCCTCTCAATCTGAGTGGTTATCAGGGATTGCGTCTTCAGGTGGATGGAGGCGGTCGGACCCTGAAACTCGCGGTGGCCTGCAGCGATGGGGTTTTGGGGCTGACCGAATTGATCCCCGGTGGGTTGCGTTGGGTGGCCCCCATTCACACCCAAGCCGAAGGCACCACGGTGGTGGATGTTCGCTTTGCCGATCTTCGACCCGTGGTTCGGGCCAACCCCGTCACGCTGCCCGTTCGCTTCAATCCTGCTGCTGTGACCAGGCTGCAGCTGCTGTATTCCCGATTTGATGAGGGTGGTCAGGCGAATGCCGGCTTCAAGCCGGGCTCCATTCGGCTGGTGCTGCGATCGATTGAGGCCTTTTGA
- the pgl gene encoding 6-phosphogluconolactonase, whose protein sequence is MSTYQLVRAKDSQDLARRAAETIATTIDLALDQRDRAQIALSGGSTPAQAYSLLGQQHLPWDRVDVLLGDERWVAADDSSSNARMLRHTLFSDGLPGAQACFHPVPTVELASAEASAEAFSDLVTRVCAGSPPAFDLMLLGLGDDGHTASLFPGTEAPLVQDRWTTIGRGKGLDRITLTAPVLSAARQVVFLVSGEGKRQALRRLLDPMESPDRTPAKLVRPNTPIVVLTDEAASQGLA, encoded by the coding sequence ATGAGCACCTATCAGCTTGTGCGGGCCAAGGATTCTCAGGATCTGGCCCGCCGCGCAGCGGAAACCATTGCTACCACCATTGATCTCGCCTTGGATCAGCGTGATCGTGCCCAGATCGCCCTTTCGGGGGGGAGCACTCCCGCTCAGGCCTACTCCCTGTTGGGGCAGCAGCACCTGCCCTGGGATCGGGTTGATGTGCTCCTCGGTGATGAACGCTGGGTCGCTGCTGATGATTCCTCCAGCAATGCCCGCATGTTGCGTCACACCCTCTTCAGCGATGGATTGCCTGGAGCGCAAGCGTGCTTTCATCCGGTGCCGACAGTGGAGCTTGCCAGTGCTGAGGCCAGTGCTGAAGCTTTTTCTGACCTGGTGACACGGGTTTGCGCCGGATCACCTCCGGCGTTTGATCTCATGCTGCTGGGCCTTGGGGATGACGGACACACGGCTTCGCTGTTTCCTGGCACTGAAGCGCCGCTGGTTCAGGATCGCTGGACCACCATTGGTCGAGGCAAAGGGTTGGATCGCATCACCCTGACCGCTCCAGTGCTCTCCGCTGCTCGCCAGGTGGTGTTTCTGGTCAGTGGGGAAGGCAAACGTCAGGCCTTGCGTCGGTTGCTTGATCCGATGGAGTCCCCAGATCGCACGCCCGCCAAGTTGGTCCGTCCCAACACGCCGATTGTGGTTCTCACCGATGAGGCCGCCAGTCAGGGGCTTGCCTGA
- a CDS encoding MFS transporter: MHADIADASGGLRRRTLLAYGIGDAGTGMAAALVGFYLFVFYTAVAGLPAWLAGTVLMVVRIWDVISDQVIGWLGDHTQHRLGPRIPWILGCAVPLGLSMALMWWVPPFADPWRFCWFVLVASLFQATYSGVNLPYAALATELTNNTPLRTRLNTARFTGSVLASLIGLVAGAMLTHHGASGYWRLGCFAGVVLITGSSLSALGLAPAARQCRRPSHDQRGLLPQLRSLLPNPLFLRVVVLYLLLWCALQLMQPVAIIYLRDAMHLPHSWSTGLLIPFQLAALMGLWIWNQVADRSSRFRALLIGGCLWITLCLVATLLPGLHVDLSPWASANRMPLILLITAVLGLGLGASTAYLLPWAFLPDAVDLQQGHPAGLITAFMVQIQKLGSACSVFALGLLLSWSGYVAALGPQQPHSALVMIRLCMGVVPALLVMTALWLMKGWDRRLTPASEH, from the coding sequence ATGCACGCCGACATCGCTGACGCCTCAGGGGGCTTGCGGAGACGCACCCTGCTGGCCTACGGCATCGGCGATGCGGGCACAGGCATGGCAGCAGCTCTGGTGGGGTTTTACCTCTTTGTGTTTTACACAGCGGTTGCCGGACTTCCCGCCTGGCTGGCCGGCACCGTGCTGATGGTGGTGCGCATCTGGGACGTGATCAGTGATCAAGTGATCGGTTGGCTTGGGGACCACACCCAACACCGGCTCGGTCCACGCATTCCCTGGATACTCGGCTGTGCCGTGCCCCTAGGGCTGTCGATGGCCCTGATGTGGTGGGTACCCCCGTTTGCAGATCCCTGGCGCTTTTGTTGGTTTGTACTGGTGGCCAGTCTTTTCCAAGCCACCTATTCAGGGGTGAACTTGCCCTATGCAGCGCTGGCCACAGAGCTGACCAACAACACCCCGTTGCGGACACGACTGAACACAGCACGCTTCACCGGTTCTGTGCTGGCGAGCTTGATCGGACTGGTGGCAGGAGCCATGCTCACCCACCACGGCGCTTCGGGGTACTGGCGTCTGGGTTGCTTCGCAGGCGTCGTGCTGATCACCGGTAGCTCGCTCAGTGCCTTGGGTCTCGCTCCTGCTGCTCGGCAGTGCCGCCGCCCAAGCCACGATCAGAGAGGGTTACTCCCCCAATTGCGGTCTCTGCTACCCAACCCCCTCTTTTTAAGGGTGGTGGTCTTGTATTTGCTGCTGTGGTGCGCCCTTCAGCTCATGCAGCCCGTGGCCATCATCTATTTGAGGGATGCGATGCACCTCCCCCACAGCTGGAGCACAGGTCTCTTGATCCCCTTCCAACTGGCGGCGCTGATGGGCCTGTGGATCTGGAATCAGGTGGCTGATCGCAGCAGCCGGTTCAGAGCACTGTTGATCGGAGGCTGCCTCTGGATCACCCTGTGCCTGGTGGCCACGTTGCTGCCTGGCCTTCATGTCGATCTGAGCCCTTGGGCATCAGCCAACCGCATGCCTTTGATCCTGCTGATCACTGCCGTGCTGGGGCTTGGACTAGGGGCCTCGACTGCCTACCTGCTGCCCTGGGCGTTTCTGCCGGATGCTGTTGATCTCCAGCAAGGACATCCAGCAGGATTGATCACCGCCTTCATGGTTCAAATCCAAAAACTGGGCAGTGCTTGTTCAGTGTTTGCTCTCGGTCTCCTCCTGAGCTGGAGTGGTTACGTGGCCGCTCTGGGGCCTCAACAACCCCACAGCGCACTGGTGATGATTCGTTTGTGCATGGGGGTTGTTCCAGCTCTGCTGGTGATGACGGCCCTCTGGTTGATGAAGGGCTGGGATCGTCGACTTACGCCAGCAAGCGAGCACTGA
- a CDS encoding L,D-transpeptidase: MLPDRLSRLLILISAGVSFASPGQALTLNEALAIRLATPNETTRSSVAARSHSDTQQHRASPAELLAKLQEEGTSVLVLEKTHRRLPSTGDPIWSLRLEIPGQPVRQFDAVSGRANRQSADRDRLGSRAPLPAGHYILGPVEPLAAGAYPELGPIWIGIEPTFPTGRRVLGIHQDPSAGLGANSGTLGCIGLIKRNDLLELARQVNKAKIRELVVTN; encoded by the coding sequence ATGCTGCCGGACCGTCTGTCGCGCCTACTGATCCTGATCAGCGCCGGAGTGTCGTTCGCCAGCCCAGGCCAAGCCCTGACCCTGAACGAGGCTCTGGCCATCCGCTTGGCCACGCCCAACGAGACAACGCGCAGCAGTGTGGCCGCCCGAAGCCACAGCGACACGCAACAGCACCGGGCCTCACCGGCAGAGCTGCTCGCCAAGCTGCAGGAGGAGGGGACGTCGGTTCTGGTGCTGGAGAAGACCCATCGCCGCTTGCCCAGCACCGGCGATCCAATCTGGAGTCTTCGTCTGGAAATCCCAGGCCAGCCGGTGCGTCAGTTCGATGCCGTCAGCGGCAGGGCCAATCGCCAGAGTGCTGACCGTGACCGCCTCGGCAGCCGCGCTCCGCTACCCGCAGGGCACTACATCCTTGGCCCAGTGGAACCACTGGCCGCAGGGGCCTATCCCGAACTTGGCCCCATCTGGATTGGCATCGAGCCCACCTTCCCCACGGGGCGACGCGTGCTGGGCATTCACCAAGACCCCAGCGCAGGACTGGGTGCCAACAGCGGAACGCTGGGCTGCATTGGCTTGATCAAGCGCAACGATCTTCTCGAATTGGCGCGCCAAGTGAACAAGGCCAAAATTCGTGAGCTGGTGGTGACCAACTGA
- a CDS encoding pentapeptide repeat-containing protein, with the protein MPALFRRSAMRLLNPRALCSGLLATLVCCVISVALLPSSPAQAITAPELRGQKAVQDISADMHGRDLKEKEFLKADLQGVDLSEADLRGAVINTSLLQGSDLRSADLGDVVAFASRFDGADLRDARFVNAMLMQSRFTEANIEGADFTNAVIDLPQLKAMCARAEGVNSATGISTRESLGCR; encoded by the coding sequence ATGCCCGCTTTGTTCCGTCGTTCTGCAATGCGGCTGTTGAATCCCCGCGCGCTCTGCTCTGGCCTGCTCGCAACGCTGGTCTGCTGTGTGATCAGCGTCGCGCTGTTGCCGAGTTCGCCCGCTCAAGCGATTACGGCTCCCGAATTGCGGGGTCAGAAAGCTGTACAGGACATCAGCGCCGATATGCACGGCCGTGATTTGAAGGAAAAGGAGTTCCTGAAGGCGGATCTTCAAGGTGTCGATTTATCCGAGGCTGATCTGCGTGGAGCAGTGATCAATACCTCCCTTCTTCAGGGTTCCGACCTGCGCAGTGCTGACCTCGGCGATGTGGTGGCGTTTGCCAGCCGATTTGACGGAGCTGACCTGCGCGATGCTCGTTTTGTCAATGCGATGTTGATGCAGAGCCGCTTCACCGAAGCGAACATTGAAGGAGCCGATTTCACCAACGCCGTGATCGATCTTCCTCAGCTCAAGGCAATGTGTGCGCGTGCTGAAGGGGTTAACAGCGCCACTGGCATCAGCACCCGTGAAAGCCTGGGTTGTCGTTGA
- the ilvD gene encoding dihydroxy-acid dehydratase gives MLRSDAVTQGISRSPNRAMLRAVGFGDADFGKPIIGIANGYSTITPCNVGLNDLAMRAEASARQAGGMPQTFGTITVSDGISMGTEGMKYSLVSREVIADAIETACNGQSMDGVLAVGGCDKNMPGAMLAMARMNIPSIFVYGGTIKPGKLGGCDLTVVSAFEAVGQITSGKIDEEQLTAIEKNACPGAGSCGGMFTANTMSAAIETLGLSLPYSSTMAAEDSEKADSAARSAEVLVDAIKANIRPLDLLTKEAFENAISVIMAVGGSTNSVLHLLAIARTAGVDLSIDDFERIRQRVPVICDLKPSGRFVTVDLHQAGGIPQVMKLLLDGGLLHGECRTIEGKSLKELLADVPSVPPADQEVIRPLSNPLYAKGHLAILKGNLASEGAVAKISGVKNPVITGPARVFESEETCLAAILDNQVKAGDVVVVRNEGPVGGPGMREMLSPTSAIVGQGLLDKVALITDGRFSGGSYGLVIGHVAPEAAVGGTIGLVHEGDSITVDANKLLIQLNIDEAELERRRNAWAPATPKYRTGILGKYARLVSSSSRGATTDIAD, from the coding sequence ATGCTCCGCTCCGACGCCGTCACGCAGGGAATCTCCCGCTCCCCCAACCGCGCCATGTTGCGTGCGGTCGGTTTTGGTGACGCCGACTTCGGCAAGCCGATCATCGGCATCGCCAACGGCTACAGCACCATCACCCCCTGCAATGTGGGGCTGAACGATCTGGCGATGCGAGCTGAAGCGTCAGCGCGTCAGGCCGGCGGCATGCCCCAAACCTTCGGAACCATCACCGTCAGCGATGGCATTTCGATGGGCACGGAAGGAATGAAGTACTCCCTGGTGAGCAGGGAAGTGATCGCTGACGCGATCGAAACGGCCTGCAATGGCCAGAGCATGGATGGGGTGCTCGCTGTCGGTGGCTGCGACAAAAACATGCCCGGCGCCATGCTCGCGATGGCCCGCATGAACATCCCGTCCATTTTTGTCTATGGCGGCACCATCAAACCCGGCAAACTCGGCGGCTGTGATCTCACCGTGGTGAGTGCCTTTGAGGCCGTAGGTCAGATCACCAGCGGCAAGATTGACGAAGAACAGCTAACGGCGATTGAAAAGAATGCCTGCCCCGGTGCAGGCAGCTGTGGCGGCATGTTCACCGCCAACACCATGAGTGCTGCGATCGAAACCCTCGGTCTGAGCCTGCCCTACAGCTCCACCATGGCGGCGGAAGACTCCGAGAAGGCTGATAGCGCAGCCCGTTCAGCCGAGGTGCTTGTTGATGCCATCAAAGCCAACATTCGCCCGCTTGATCTACTCACCAAGGAAGCGTTTGAAAACGCCATCAGCGTGATTATGGCCGTGGGTGGCTCCACCAATTCAGTGCTCCACCTGCTCGCCATTGCCCGCACTGCCGGCGTCGATCTGAGCATCGACGATTTTGAGCGCATCCGTCAGCGGGTCCCGGTGATCTGTGACCTCAAACCCAGTGGCCGTTTTGTCACGGTTGATCTTCATCAGGCTGGGGGCATTCCTCAGGTGATGAAATTGCTTCTGGATGGAGGACTACTCCATGGCGAGTGCCGCACCATCGAAGGCAAAAGCCTGAAGGAACTGTTGGCTGATGTGCCTTCGGTTCCGCCTGCTGATCAGGAGGTCATTCGCCCACTGTCCAATCCCTTGTACGCCAAGGGGCACCTGGCCATCCTCAAAGGCAACCTCGCCTCAGAAGGTGCCGTCGCAAAGATCAGCGGTGTGAAAAATCCGGTGATCACCGGTCCGGCACGGGTGTTCGAAAGCGAAGAAACCTGCCTTGCCGCCATCCTCGACAACCAGGTCAAGGCCGGTGATGTGGTGGTCGTTCGCAACGAAGGCCCGGTGGGTGGTCCCGGCATGCGGGAAATGCTCAGCCCCACATCCGCAATTGTGGGACAGGGCCTGCTCGACAAAGTGGCCCTGATTACCGACGGACGTTTCTCCGGTGGTTCCTACGGCTTGGTGATCGGCCACGTGGCGCCAGAAGCCGCCGTCGGTGGCACCATCGGCCTAGTGCATGAAGGCGACAGCATCACTGTCGACGCCAACAAACTGCTGATTCAACTGAACATCGACGAAGCCGAACTGGAACGCCGCCGTAACGCCTGGGCGCCTGCGACCCCGAAGTACCGCACAGGGATCCTGGGCAAATATGCGCGCCTGGTCTCAAGTTCCAGCCGCGGCGCCACCACCGACATCGCGGACTAA
- the cobW gene encoding cobalamin biosynthesis protein CobW yields the protein MARLPVTVITGFLGAGKTTLLRHLLSQSGQRLAVMVNEFGTVGLDGDLIRSCGFCPEEDLEGRLVELNNGCLCCTVQDDFLPTMQTLLKRADSLDGIVVETSGLALPRPLLQALEWPEVRAQVVVNGVITVVDGEALEGGSPVGDPDALERQRLEDPSLDHIVAIEELFEDQLQAADQVLISRADRLDPGQLQSVRDGLLNRVRSGTPLLPIERGVIDPAVVLGMVRQASAVEAEVDHDHDHDHSHDHDHHDHTHVDAVSGTVRLEQSITRAALEQLLPEFAVAHGVVRLKGRVWLAGKTLPLQLQMVGPRLESWFEAAPDHAWQPSSGAGVDLVVIGFNPHAAELLSARLLA from the coding sequence ATGGCCCGCCTTCCCGTCACGGTGATCACCGGTTTCCTTGGTGCCGGTAAGACCACCCTGCTTCGCCACCTTCTCAGCCAAAGCGGCCAGCGATTGGCTGTGATGGTCAACGAATTCGGCACCGTTGGTCTTGATGGTGACTTGATCCGCAGTTGTGGCTTCTGCCCTGAGGAGGATCTTGAAGGTCGCCTGGTTGAGCTCAACAACGGATGTTTGTGCTGCACCGTGCAGGACGATTTTCTGCCCACGATGCAGACCCTGCTCAAACGGGCCGACAGCCTCGACGGCATCGTGGTTGAGACCAGTGGTCTGGCCCTGCCGCGACCTCTGCTGCAGGCCTTGGAGTGGCCTGAAGTTCGTGCCCAGGTGGTGGTGAATGGTGTGATCACCGTGGTGGATGGTGAAGCCCTGGAGGGTGGCAGTCCTGTGGGCGATCCCGACGCCCTTGAACGTCAGCGGTTAGAGGACCCCAGCCTTGATCACATCGTCGCGATTGAAGAGCTGTTCGAAGATCAACTCCAGGCCGCTGACCAGGTGTTGATCAGCCGCGCTGATCGTCTTGACCCTGGCCAGCTTCAGTCGGTGCGTGATGGCCTGCTGAATCGGGTGCGCAGCGGCACGCCGCTGTTGCCCATTGAGCGGGGAGTCATTGATCCCGCCGTGGTGCTCGGCATGGTTCGACAGGCGTCTGCGGTAGAGGCGGAAGTTGACCACGATCACGATCACGATCACAGCCACGACCACGACCATCACGACCACACGCACGTGGATGCCGTGAGTGGCACGGTGCGTCTAGAGCAATCCATCACCCGCGCCGCTTTAGAGCAACTTTTGCCTGAATTCGCTGTGGCTCATGGCGTGGTGCGCCTGAAAGGGCGCGTGTGGTTGGCCGGCAAAACGTTGCCGCTGCAACTGCAGATGGTGGGCCCTCGTCTGGAAAGCTGGTTTGAAGCGGCACCGGATCACGCCTGGCAACCCAGCTCGGGCGCCGGGGTCGATCTCGTGGTGATTGGGTTCAATCCCCATGCTGCCGAACTGCTCAGTGCTCGCTTGCTGGCGTAA
- a CDS encoding uracil phosphoribosyltransferase yields MAKTLRVVVPPHPLIAHWLTVLRHAGTPAALFATGMEELGRWLSYEAVRDWLPHRRETVTTPLQETEGSVIEGSVPLLAIPLLPGGLSLWQGARQVLPNAELCLSGVPEKIESQAGIVVFIDQVSDGQRLLKTLQDLAAAGVDDLRRVRVITAVAASPGLKVLGETIPDLTLHTACIDEALDDAGRVLPGIGAPVERMLIRTGPESLA; encoded by the coding sequence ATGGCCAAGACCTTGAGGGTGGTGGTTCCCCCACATCCCCTGATTGCCCACTGGCTCACCGTGCTGCGCCACGCCGGCACACCCGCGGCTTTATTTGCCACGGGCATGGAGGAACTGGGTCGTTGGCTGAGCTACGAAGCGGTGCGGGATTGGCTCCCGCACCGGCGTGAAACCGTCACAACACCGCTTCAGGAAACCGAGGGAAGCGTGATCGAGGGCTCAGTGCCCCTGCTCGCGATTCCTTTGCTTCCCGGCGGCCTGTCGCTCTGGCAAGGGGCCCGTCAGGTGCTTCCCAATGCTGAGCTCTGCCTGAGCGGTGTGCCCGAGAAGATCGAGTCTCAGGCCGGAATTGTGGTGTTCATCGATCAGGTCAGCGATGGCCAGCGCCTGCTGAAAACCCTGCAAGACCTGGCCGCAGCAGGCGTCGATGATCTGCGCCGCGTGCGCGTGATCACAGCCGTTGCCGCCAGCCCAGGCTTGAAAGTGTTGGGGGAAACCATCCCCGATCTGACCCTCCACACCGCCTGCATCGATGAAGCACTCGATGACGCAGGTCGCGTCCTCCCGGGGATCGGCGCGCCCGTGGAACGAATGCTGATCCGAACGGGCCCAGAGTCTCTAGCCTGA